One Oryza glaberrima chromosome 11, OglaRS2, whole genome shotgun sequence genomic region harbors:
- the LOC127755390 gene encoding uncharacterized protein LOC127755390, whose amino-acid sequence MPRLPTALWNAHRSDAATTSSSSPSIWSTPSRAAAPPSSSHHHDQNPSRTPKIEAPWTKNGVIFSNSGRRRQTSIPPPPILETFELSPFSWSSASPSSRSAAAQEAPSAAAQRQSPATLRTPPLLVTAPRRRAPPRLATNAAGLMMKTLNKMEFEVKDSVVWQKYFTATTNSIVLKGELCIWGLKKDIMTLLIPLDDLSLVIPSKDGFRAVREFSVARDANINFSSLANAFLISRQQILCTLG is encoded by the exons atgccgcGCCTACCCACGGCGCTCTGGAACGCGCACCGGAGCGATGCCGCCACGACATCATCTTCCTCCCCGTCGATCTGGTCCACGCCAAGtcgagccgccgcgccaccatcGTCATCTCATCACCATGACCAGAACCCCTCAAGAACCCCCAAGATTGAAGCACCATGGACGAAGAACGGCGtcatcttctccaactccggccgccggcgtcaAACGTCGATTCCGCCTCCTCCG ATCTTGGAGACGTTTGAGCTGTCGCCGTTCTCCTGGAGCtccgcgtcgccgtcgagccgttccgccgccgcgcaggaggcaccgtcggccgccgcgcAGCGCCAGTCGCCGGCCACGCTGCGCACCCCGCCCCTCCTGgtcaccgcgccgcgccgccgagcgccgccgagGCTGGCCACCAACGCCGCTGGGTT GATGATGAAGACATTGAACAAAATGGAGTTTGAAGTGAAGGATTCAGTGGTCTGGCAAAAGTATTTCACGGCTACAACAAATAGCATAGTACTGAAAG GTGAACTATGCATATGGGGCTTAAAGAAAGATATTATGACTCTCTTAATACCATTGGATGACCTTTCTTTGGTCATCCCGTCAAAAGATGGATTCAGAGCAGTGAGAGAATTTTCTGTAGCTAGAGATGCTAATATTAACTTCAGCAGTCTGGCAAACGCTTTCCTAATTTCCCGCCAACAGATTTTGTGCACTCTTGGCTAA